From one Pedobacter faecalis genomic stretch:
- a CDS encoding bestrophin family protein, producing the protein MLLKKNIPIQYILGKVKKEVIGVTIYVALITFFYENFHMTRISIPIAVPTILGTVISLLLAFKSNQAYDRWWEARTIWGGIVNDSRTLVRQLLTFVDGVGDQQDEKAFCERLAKRQVAWCCALSRHLRGQDSLPGLERLVSNDDIQSLKRYTNVPVGLLELQGSDIRHALKLGWINSYQQVHIDKTLTAFSNQMGGCERIKNTVFPVTYSMYIHFSLILFVMLLPFGLIEFFGFATLPLVIAIASSFFLIEKMAIHLQDPFENKPTDTPTTTICQTIERDLKQMLKESYRQDEKLSGTMHKTAKMYYIL; encoded by the coding sequence ATGCTATTAAAAAAGAATATCCCGATTCAATATATCTTAGGGAAGGTCAAGAAAGAAGTTATTGGCGTGACCATCTATGTTGCGCTCATCACCTTTTTTTATGAGAACTTCCACATGACGCGCATATCAATTCCTATTGCCGTTCCAACAATTCTAGGTACCGTCATATCGCTGCTACTAGCCTTTAAATCCAATCAGGCATACGACCGATGGTGGGAAGCACGTACTATTTGGGGTGGCATTGTTAATGACAGCCGGACACTTGTGCGGCAATTACTCACTTTTGTGGATGGTGTTGGTGATCAACAAGACGAAAAAGCCTTCTGTGAGCGGCTGGCAAAACGGCAGGTAGCTTGGTGCTGCGCATTAAGCCGTCATCTCCGAGGACAGGATTCTCTACCTGGCTTGGAGCGCTTAGTCTCAAACGACGACATACAGTCATTAAAGCGTTATACAAACGTTCCGGTTGGCCTTCTGGAGTTGCAGGGAAGCGATATACGCCATGCATTAAAGCTGGGGTGGATAAACAGTTATCAGCAGGTACATATCGATAAGACACTCACAGCATTTTCTAATCAGATGGGGGGATGCGAAAGGATCAAGAATACGGTATTTCCTGTAACATATAGTATGTATATTCATTTCTCTCTCATACTCTTTGTAATGCTTTTGCCCTTTGGTCTAATTGAATTTTTTGGATTTGCCACGCTACCGCTTGTTATTGCCATTGCTTCTTCTTTCTTCCTTATCGAAAAAATGGCTATCCATCTGCAGGATCCGTTTGAAAACAAACCAACAGATACGCCAACAACGACCATATGTCAGACAATAGAGCGCGACTTGAAGCAAATGCTTAAGGAAAGCTATCGTCAGGATGAGAAATTGTCGGGCACGATGCATAAAACAGCGAAAATGTATTACATACTCTAG
- a CDS encoding BrxA/BrxB family bacilliredoxin, with translation MYPEYLVEPMRAELTNVGFEELKTPEQVDQAITTPGTVFVVVNSVCGCAAANARPAAKVAAANAKHPDRLVTVFAGMEKDAVDRARGYMVPFPPSSPSMALFKDGKLVHMIERHQIEGRPAQMIADSLIGAFEQYC, from the coding sequence ATGTATCCTGAATATTTAGTAGAACCCATGCGTGCAGAACTTACAAATGTAGGTTTTGAGGAATTGAAGACACCAGAGCAGGTAGATCAGGCAATAACTACCCCCGGTACCGTATTTGTAGTAGTCAACTCTGTATGCGGTTGCGCAGCCGCAAATGCACGGCCCGCTGCCAAGGTAGCTGCGGCGAATGCCAAACACCCCGATCGTTTGGTAACTGTATTTGCGGGAATGGAAAAAGATGCAGTAGATCGTGCCAGAGGTTATATGGTTCCCTTTCCGCCGTCATCGCCCTCAATGGCGTTGTTTAAAGATGGAAAGCTAGTCCATATGATTGAACGTCATCAGATTGAAGGCCGTCCCGCGCAGATGATTGCCGATAGCCTTATCGGAGCTTTTGAACAGTACTGCTAG
- a CDS encoding HAMP domain-containing sensor histidine kinase: protein MKIQTKITLLFFCIGTAGLLVFHYAIFYFVSDFNFEDFYKRLDTRSKLTAEVSIHPDERSADYAEMRARYLEKMEDEKNYVFKIDSLENPDFKNSIGLPPYFYKNIVENGTARFSRDNMFYYGRLFNKNSSRYIVVVSASDPSGFHELEVLRRALIVLFGVSVLLTYVAGKIFSHYMVRPLTAVIRNVKNISANNLHLRLNELDGKDEMSELVLTFNNMLNRLETAFATQNNFVSNASHELKTPIAIITAELELMLSRQNLDHDTRVSANRALAHAEKLGHIITSLLGLAQTGFDGKKQNWQKIRIDELVLTVADSVKKIVPDSVIHIDFSLLPGEEEKLCTEGNVNLLQLAVSNIVINACKYSNNQPVEIRIIAENERIAIAVTDKGIGIPLKEQQYIFEPFFRASNTGHFQGHGIGLPLTLNIIRLHNGSIGIRSEEEVGTEMQIILPVCRSFC, encoded by the coding sequence ATGAAAATCCAAACTAAGATCACACTTCTGTTTTTTTGTATCGGCACGGCTGGCTTACTGGTATTCCATTATGCTATTTTTTATTTCGTCTCAGACTTCAATTTTGAGGATTTTTATAAACGTTTGGATACCCGATCCAAACTTACAGCTGAAGTAAGCATTCATCCTGATGAACGCTCTGCGGATTATGCAGAGATGCGGGCACGTTACCTTGAAAAGATGGAAGATGAGAAAAATTATGTTTTCAAAATTGATTCTTTAGAAAATCCGGACTTCAAAAACTCTATAGGTCTTCCTCCCTATTTTTACAAAAATATAGTTGAAAATGGTACAGCGCGGTTTAGCCGTGATAATATGTTTTACTATGGGCGATTGTTTAACAAGAATTCAAGCCGTTACATTGTTGTGGTATCCGCTTCTGATCCGTCAGGATTTCATGAGCTGGAAGTTCTGCGCAGAGCATTGATCGTTCTCTTTGGTGTTTCGGTGCTGCTTACATATGTGGCAGGTAAGATCTTTTCTCACTATATGGTGCGGCCGCTGACCGCGGTTATCAGGAACGTAAAGAATATTTCAGCAAATAACCTGCACCTCAGACTTAATGAGCTGGATGGAAAAGACGAGATGTCTGAACTTGTGCTGACGTTTAATAATATGCTTAACCGCCTCGAAACGGCATTTGCTACGCAAAATAACTTTGTCAGCAATGCATCACATGAACTGAAAACGCCAATCGCTATAATCACGGCGGAACTGGAATTGATGCTTTCAAGGCAGAATCTTGATCATGATACGCGTGTATCTGCGAATCGCGCACTTGCTCATGCAGAAAAGCTCGGGCACATTATCACCAGCTTACTCGGTCTTGCGCAGACGGGTTTTGACGGAAAAAAGCAAAACTGGCAAAAAATTCGCATTGACGAGCTCGTGCTTACTGTTGCAGACTCCGTGAAGAAAATTGTACCTGACAGTGTAATCCATATAGATTTTTCTCTATTGCCGGGAGAAGAAGAAAAGCTCTGCACGGAGGGCAATGTTAACCTGCTACAACTAGCCGTCAGCAACATCGTGATTAACGCTTGTAAATATTCCAATAATCAACCTGTTGAAATCAGGATCATTGCTGAAAACGAGCGGATCGCTATTGCGGTAACCGACAAAGGAATTGGCATACCCCTTAAGGAGCAGCAGTACATTTTTGAACCTTTTTTTCGGGCATCAAATACCGGACACTTTCAAGGGCATGGAATCGGCCTTCCGCTAACACTGAATATTATACGTCTTCATAACGGATCTATTGGTATTCGTTCGGAAGAGGAAGTTGGCACGGAAATGCAGATTATTCTGCCCGTTTGTCGATCCTTCTGCTAA
- a CDS encoding PQQ-dependent sugar dehydrogenase, with amino-acid sequence MNKIMVFSAATLLMVACNTEKGKEQQGDSAASDTAGTLTSNLSLPKPDTTASKTKFSKVIGWPSDKTPAAPAGFRVSAFATGLKSPRNIYVASNGDVFVALSNSERSVKEKVANAISGKAKAEVAGESANTIVLLRDTNQDGIPELKTNFITGLNQPYGMLIIDNFFYVANTDGLYRYPYKQGDTHINTKGTKVLGLPAGGYNNHWTRNIVANSNNSKIYISVGSGSNVGENGMEHEKRRAVILEVNPDGTGEVIYAGGLRNPVGMDWAPGTSTLWTAVNERDGLGDDLVPDYITSVKRGGFYGWPYAYFGKHEDPRWKGRHPEMVAKSLVPDLAVGSHTASLGLHFYKGNKFPSRYRDGAFIGQHGSWNRSELSGYKVTFVPFKNGRPLGPMEDFLTGFIADAQGGDVYGRPVGIAMMKDGSLLVADDVSSTIWRVASR; translated from the coding sequence ATGAATAAAATAATGGTTTTTAGTGCGGCGACTTTGCTCATGGTCGCTTGCAATACTGAAAAGGGCAAAGAACAACAGGGTGACAGTGCCGCTTCTGATACTGCGGGGACGTTGACTTCGAACTTGTCACTTCCTAAACCTGACACCACGGCTTCTAAAACTAAGTTCAGCAAAGTAATAGGCTGGCCATCCGACAAAACACCCGCGGCGCCTGCGGGCTTCAGGGTAAGCGCTTTTGCTACCGGTCTGAAAAGCCCGAGAAACATTTATGTTGCTTCAAACGGCGATGTATTCGTTGCTTTATCCAACTCAGAAAGGTCGGTAAAAGAAAAGGTAGCCAATGCAATAAGTGGTAAAGCAAAAGCAGAGGTTGCCGGAGAAAGTGCAAACACCATTGTTTTGCTGAGGGACACTAACCAGGACGGCATTCCGGAGTTGAAAACAAATTTCATTACAGGCTTAAATCAACCCTACGGGATGCTTATTATAGACAATTTTTTCTATGTGGCCAATACAGATGGCCTATATCGTTATCCGTATAAACAGGGCGATACGCATATCAATACTAAAGGAACGAAAGTTCTTGGGCTTCCTGCCGGTGGATATAACAATCACTGGACGCGTAATATTGTTGCCAATTCCAACAACAGTAAAATCTATATTTCCGTCGGTTCGGGCAGCAATGTAGGTGAAAACGGGATGGAGCACGAGAAGCGACGCGCGGTAATATTAGAGGTTAATCCGGACGGCACAGGCGAGGTAATTTATGCAGGCGGACTAAGAAATCCGGTAGGTATGGATTGGGCACCAGGAACATCAACACTATGGACCGCAGTGAATGAACGGGACGGCCTTGGCGATGACCTGGTACCGGATTACATCACAAGTGTAAAGAGAGGAGGGTTTTATGGTTGGCCCTACGCTTATTTTGGCAAACATGAAGATCCAAGATGGAAAGGCCGGCATCCTGAGATGGTGGCTAAGAGCCTGGTACCGGATCTTGCGGTTGGATCGCATACCGCGTCACTTGGCCTTCATTTTTATAAAGGAAACAAGTTTCCCTCCAGATATCGCGATGGCGCCTTTATAGGGCAGCATGGCTCTTGGAACCGATCGGAATTATCTGGATACAAAGTTACGTTCGTTCCATTCAAAAATGGCAGGCCGCTAGGCCCTATGGAGGATTTTTTAACAGGCTTTATTGCGGACGCTCAGGGGGGTGATGTTTATGGCCGTCCTGTGGGCATCGCCATGATGAAGGATGGTTCTTTGCTCGTTGCTGACGATGTGAGCAGCACTATTTGGCGGGTAGCATCACGCTAA
- a CDS encoding glycosyltransferase family 117 protein, which translates to MNYSKINNIAGWLCFAIATLTYILTLEPSVSFWDCGEFIASALKMQVVHQPGAPLFLMIQRFFSLLAMGDVTKVAYFMNLGSAVASGATILFLFWTITALAKKVLIKPGEEISKSNLIGIIGSGVVGALAYTYSDSFWFSAVESEVYALSSLFTAIVFWAILKWEAVAHEPRADRWLLFIAYIMGLSIGIHLLNLLTIPALAFVYYFKKTEKATTSGIVKTAFVGVLILAVIQYGIIQYLVSFGAYFDLFFVNTLGMGFGSGVIFFAVLLISGLVWGIRYSIKHQKKVLNLALLSVVLIIFGYGSFAMIIIRAKADPNLNNSDPDNAFSFLGYLNREQYGDRPLLFGPNYNSQPVEYKEGKKLYRKGEDQYVQTGRKMDYVYDRTTPFPRMYSDDPNHVGYYKDMLGLDDTKFPTLIDNIKFFFSYQLGHMYMRYFMWNFVGRQNDDQGQGSVYEGQWLSGIKPIDAMLLGSQKNLPPSIAESNAYNRFFFLPLIVGLIGAVWHFKRKQTDAGIVALLFFFTGIAIVLYLNQKPLEPRERDYAYAGSFYAFAIWIGLGVLGIKEWFSKKLNPASAGIAATVLALFAAPVVMAAQGWDDHDRSTKMVAHDIAVDYLESCAPNAILFTYGDNDTYPLWYAQEVENIRPDIRLVNLSLFDTDWYINGMQRRQNESDPLPLSMKEPQYVQGVRDVMYYQDYKIAGAVELKNVVDLLLSDDDDDKMPLQDGKKVNFLPTKNLKITINKNDVIKNGVVNAADSANIVSEMSWTFNKNYVTKGTLALLDVLAHNDWKRPVYFASTVPSEQYLGLDNYLYNEGLALRLRPLKVDTASDSRTELVNTPALYNNVMNKFVWGNVKNAKYLDPQSADDISIFTNIFNNTISGLLKQGRTEDAKKVAAKYFEVMPEKFYGLRSTMGAYFMAEHLYTLGETKRANDIMERASRYIQKELTYLADVCQSKNKLIGTQNIQLGMSFLNQMSETAASNNQPQLAKSINDIFAGLEGRLSVYFGRQ; encoded by the coding sequence ATGAACTATTCGAAGATTAATAACATAGCGGGCTGGCTCTGCTTCGCAATTGCCACTTTAACCTATATATTAACACTGGAGCCCTCTGTAAGCTTTTGGGATTGCGGTGAATTTATTGCTTCAGCATTAAAGATGCAGGTGGTGCACCAGCCAGGCGCGCCACTATTCCTGATGATACAGCGCTTTTTCTCGCTGCTTGCTATGGGCGATGTGACAAAGGTCGCTTATTTTATGAACCTTGGTTCGGCCGTAGCCAGCGGCGCGACCATACTTTTCCTGTTTTGGACCATCACCGCGCTTGCAAAGAAAGTGTTGATAAAGCCAGGCGAGGAAATCAGCAAGTCAAACCTGATCGGCATAATAGGCTCAGGGGTCGTCGGTGCCTTGGCATACACCTATTCTGACAGTTTCTGGTTTTCTGCAGTCGAATCTGAGGTCTACGCACTTTCTTCCTTATTCACAGCAATTGTGTTCTGGGCCATCCTGAAATGGGAGGCCGTGGCTCATGAACCAAGGGCCGACCGATGGTTACTCTTTATCGCATATATCATGGGCCTCTCCATCGGTATTCACCTGTTAAACTTACTGACCATACCTGCACTTGCTTTCGTATATTACTTCAAGAAAACTGAAAAGGCAACTACCTCCGGGATTGTTAAGACCGCTTTCGTGGGAGTGCTTATTCTTGCTGTGATTCAATACGGGATTATCCAGTATCTGGTTTCCTTTGGAGCTTATTTTGACCTTTTCTTCGTGAACACACTCGGTATGGGTTTTGGTAGTGGGGTTATATTCTTTGCTGTTCTTCTGATTAGCGGCCTCGTTTGGGGAATCCGTTATTCAATAAAGCATCAGAAAAAAGTTCTTAATCTCGCTCTGCTATCGGTGGTGCTCATCATATTTGGATATGGGTCATTCGCAATGATCATTATACGGGCCAAGGCCGACCCGAACCTGAATAACAGTGACCCTGACAATGCTTTCTCCTTTCTTGGTTACCTGAACAGGGAGCAGTATGGCGACCGCCCGTTACTTTTTGGCCCAAACTACAACTCTCAGCCTGTCGAATACAAAGAAGGAAAGAAACTTTATCGTAAAGGCGAGGACCAGTATGTACAAACTGGCAGAAAAATGGACTATGTATACGATAGAACCACTCCTTTCCCTCGGATGTACAGCGATGACCCTAATCACGTCGGGTATTACAAAGACATGCTCGGACTGGATGACACGAAGTTCCCCACGTTGATCGACAACATAAAGTTTTTCTTCAGTTATCAGTTGGGGCATATGTATATGCGTTATTTTATGTGGAACTTTGTTGGGCGCCAAAATGACGACCAGGGACAAGGTAGCGTATATGAAGGCCAATGGTTAAGCGGTATAAAACCTATAGACGCCATGTTGCTTGGCAGCCAGAAAAATCTTCCGCCATCTATTGCGGAAAGCAATGCATATAACCGTTTCTTTTTCCTTCCCCTCATCGTCGGCCTCATCGGTGCTGTGTGGCACTTCAAACGGAAACAAACAGATGCAGGCATTGTAGCATTATTATTCTTCTTTACGGGAATAGCCATTGTATTATATCTTAACCAAAAACCACTCGAACCACGAGAGCGTGATTATGCATACGCCGGATCATTTTACGCTTTTGCAATATGGATAGGTCTTGGTGTGTTAGGCATCAAGGAATGGTTTAGCAAAAAACTAAATCCGGCAAGCGCCGGCATCGCGGCAACTGTACTCGCTTTATTTGCTGCGCCGGTAGTTATGGCTGCTCAAGGCTGGGACGACCATGACAGGTCGACCAAAATGGTAGCGCACGACATCGCTGTGGATTACCTCGAATCGTGTGCCCCGAACGCGATTTTGTTTACTTATGGAGATAATGACACATATCCGCTTTGGTATGCGCAAGAAGTAGAAAACATCAGACCTGACATCCGTCTGGTGAATCTGAGCTTGTTTGACACGGATTGGTATATTAACGGAATGCAAAGGCGACAAAACGAGTCGGATCCATTGCCATTGTCAATGAAAGAACCGCAATACGTGCAGGGCGTAAGAGATGTAATGTACTATCAGGACTATAAGATCGCCGGCGCCGTTGAACTAAAAAACGTAGTAGACCTGCTGCTTTCGGACGATGATGATGACAAAATGCCTTTACAGGACGGCAAAAAGGTCAACTTCTTACCAACAAAGAACCTTAAGATTACCATAAATAAAAATGATGTCATCAAAAACGGGGTAGTAAACGCCGCCGACTCAGCAAATATCGTCTCGGAAATGAGCTGGACATTCAATAAGAACTATGTAACAAAAGGCACCTTGGCTCTACTTGACGTACTAGCGCACAACGACTGGAAGCGTCCCGTTTATTTCGCGAGCACAGTACCTTCTGAGCAATACCTGGGGCTCGATAATTACCTTTATAATGAAGGGCTGGCTCTGCGCTTGAGGCCTTTGAAAGTCGATACAGCTTCAGATTCGAGGACCGAGCTTGTGAACACGCCGGCACTTTACAATAACGTAATGAACAAATTCGTCTGGGGCAACGTGAAAAATGCAAAGTATCTCGACCCCCAGTCGGCCGACGACATCTCAATCTTCACCAATATTTTTAACAACACAATCTCGGGCTTATTAAAACAAGGCCGGACGGAGGACGCAAAAAAAGTAGCAGCGAAATATTTTGAAGTGATGCCAGAAAAGTTTTACGGCCTGCGTTCAACTATGGGTGCATATTTTATGGCAGAGCATCTTTATACGCTCGGCGAAACCAAACGCGCCAATGATATTATGGAACGCGCTTCCCGATACATTCAGAAAGAGTTAACCTATCTTGCCGATGTATGCCAGAGTAAGAATAAGCTGATAGGCACTCAGAACATTCAGTTAGGAATGTCTTTCTTAAACCAGATGTCAGAAACCGCAGCGTCAAACAATCAGCCCCAGCTAGCGAAATCTATAAACGATATATTTGCTGGATTGGAAGGCCGCTTATCTGTATACTTCGGACGACAGTAA
- a CDS encoding ABC transporter ATP-binding protein: MSDQFILDVNNISKRYTSAGKALTVLSDVSFQIERGTTVAITGPSGSGKTTLLGLCAGLDRASSGSVTLNGILLDGLSEDQRATLRNQYVGFIFQNFQLMPTLTALENVMVPMELRRQKNIRTRAMELLGKVGLSDRSHHYPVQLSGGEQQRVSLARAFSNKPALLFADEPTGNLDGETGARIEDMLFDLNREAGTTLVIVTHDLELAAKTSRIIKMKSGTIQSDVYAGR, encoded by the coding sequence ATGTCCGACCAGTTCATTCTAGACGTTAACAATATAAGTAAGAGATATACAAGCGCAGGCAAAGCGCTCACCGTTTTAAGTGATGTATCATTTCAGATTGAAAGGGGTACTACAGTGGCTATTACAGGCCCCTCTGGTAGTGGCAAAACGACCTTATTAGGTCTGTGTGCGGGGCTGGACAGGGCGAGCTCTGGAAGCGTAACCCTAAATGGCATTTTGCTTGATGGTCTTAGCGAAGACCAACGCGCCACATTACGAAATCAATACGTTGGTTTCATCTTTCAAAATTTTCAGCTTATGCCTACGCTAACTGCTTTAGAAAACGTAATGGTGCCTATGGAATTGCGCCGACAAAAGAATATCAGGACACGTGCAATGGAATTGCTGGGCAAAGTAGGTCTCTCCGATCGTTCCCATCACTACCCCGTACAATTGTCGGGCGGCGAGCAGCAACGTGTGTCACTTGCGAGGGCTTTTTCAAACAAACCCGCTTTACTGTTTGCCGACGAGCCGACGGGTAATCTTGACGGGGAGACCGGGGCCAGGATAGAAGATATGCTTTTTGACCTTAATCGTGAGGCCGGAACAACATTGGTTATCGTGACGCATGACCTTGAACTTGCGGCTAAGACTTCCAGAATTATAAAGATGAAAAGCGGAACCATCCAATCAGATGTGTATGCCGGCCGATAG
- a CDS encoding response regulator transcription factor, which translates to MVGSKVLLIEDTQELVSVILRGIEGEGVEMSVAADGDTGLAMVLKHHFDLVILDIMLPGINGIQLCREIRKRNSSIAILMLTALGSTENIVTGLDSGADDYMVKPFKLVELIARMRTLIRRSRYNHISSDTITLGGIEVNTVSKTALRDGQQISLTATEYRLLEYLLKNQNKVLSRIQILENVWDIDFNMGTNVVDVYINYLRKKIDNSPVGKIIHTVFGMGYIVKLEMPNENPN; encoded by the coding sequence ATGGTTGGAAGCAAAGTGCTACTTATTGAAGATACTCAGGAACTGGTGTCGGTAATATTGAGAGGAATTGAGGGTGAGGGAGTGGAAATGAGCGTCGCTGCTGACGGCGACACCGGGCTGGCGATGGTTCTCAAGCATCATTTTGATCTGGTGATTCTGGATATTATGTTGCCGGGCATTAATGGAATTCAGTTGTGCCGGGAGATCAGGAAAAGAAACAGCAGTATTGCAATACTTATGCTTACCGCCCTTGGGAGCACGGAAAACATTGTCACAGGTTTGGATAGCGGAGCTGACGACTACATGGTAAAGCCCTTCAAGCTGGTGGAGCTAATAGCCAGGATGCGAACATTGATTCGTCGAAGCAGGTATAATCATATTTCGTCAGATACCATTACCCTTGGAGGTATAGAGGTCAATACCGTGTCTAAGACAGCATTGCGCGACGGTCAGCAAATCAGTTTAACCGCTACGGAATATCGCCTGCTGGAATACCTGTTGAAGAATCAAAACAAGGTACTTTCCAGAATTCAGATATTGGAGAATGTCTGGGACATTGATTTTAACATGGGTACGAACGTGGTAGACGTATATATCAACTACCTCCGCAAGAAGATTGACAACAGTCCGGTTGGTAAAATCATTCACACGGTTTTTGGTATGGGGTATATTGTAAAGCTAGAAATGCCCAATGAAAATCCAAACTAA
- a CDS encoding arylesterase, with amino-acid sequence MTLSSCGNEQKQNAEDGQSQARPSEAAVIATEVPSGVQNVLFFGTSLTAGYGLEDPKQAYPALIQRKIDSVDLKYKVINGGLSGETSAAGKSRIDWLLKQPISVFVLELGANDGLRGIPVRETAANLQAIINKVKEKYPQVKLVMLGMQMPPNMGEKYTSEFRKMFNDIAAKNNMTYVPFLLEGVGGVARLNQQDGIHPTAEGQKILAENVWKELKNVL; translated from the coding sequence ATGACATTAAGCAGTTGTGGCAATGAGCAAAAACAAAACGCCGAGGATGGACAATCCCAGGCACGGCCATCCGAAGCGGCCGTGATAGCCACCGAAGTGCCGTCGGGAGTACAGAATGTTCTCTTTTTCGGCACTAGTCTGACCGCTGGATATGGGCTGGAAGATCCAAAGCAGGCCTACCCGGCCCTGATACAGCGGAAAATCGATTCCGTTGATCTGAAATACAAAGTGATCAATGGTGGTTTGAGCGGAGAAACATCGGCCGCAGGCAAAAGCCGGATCGATTGGCTGCTTAAGCAACCGATAAGCGTCTTCGTGCTGGAACTTGGTGCGAACGACGGTCTGCGCGGCATCCCCGTCAGGGAAACGGCAGCAAATCTACAGGCTATAATAAATAAGGTGAAAGAAAAGTATCCGCAGGTTAAGCTGGTTATGCTGGGAATGCAAATGCCACCGAACATGGGCGAAAAATACACGTCCGAATTTAGAAAGATGTTCAATGATATCGCCGCAAAAAACAATATGACCTATGTCCCTTTCCTTCTTGAAGGCGTGGGAGGCGTTGCGCGCTTAAACCAACAGGATGGTATCCATCCTACCGCTGAAGGCCAAAAGATACTGGCGGAAAACGTATGGAAAGAACTTAAAAATGTGTTATGA